Below is a genomic region from Scheffersomyces stipitis CBS 6054 chromosome 8, complete sequence.
AACTGGAAATGTGAACATTTTGCTTAGTAAATCTAGAATTGGTTGTTAAATTAAATTCAGACACACACATTATATTGAACTGTGCCGATTTATAACAGTTTTACGATTACTAtaaatcttcaaattcaaaaacaTCAATAATAGTTCGAACCTGTTCTTGTTAAGTAAATCTACAACACTATATTACTTTCTCAATTATTAAGTACCTGATGTCTCGTATCGTTATCTTTGGAGCACACGGAAAGGTGGGTCAACAATTGGTCAAGCTCATTGCTTCCAGTTCGTCGCCTTACAGGGCCACTGCGGTAGTGAGAAACCAAGAGCAGGCTAATCatattcaagaaattgccCAGAAATCATCGAATATTTCTACGAAGCTTTTCACTGTGGATTCGGCTTCTATAGGTGATTTGGTTGAAGTTATTGTAGGTCATGATGCTGTGGTGTTTACAGCCGGTTCTGGTGGCAAGAACTTGCTCCAGGTAGACTTGGATGGTGCAGTCAAGACATTTGAAGCTCTGGTGATTGCTGAAGTGAGACGTTTCATCATTGTCAGTGCCATCTATGCGGATTCAAGAGAATTCTTCGAGAAATCTCCGATCAGAAACTACTACATTGCCAAACATTATGCAGATCGAATCCTTGAAGCTGAATTCAAGGACGAGTTGGACTACACTATATTGAGGCCTAGCTTGTTGAAGGACGATCCACCTCAAGGTAAGATCAAAGTACTTTCAGAAGGGGACGAAAGTGGCTCAGTTACCAGAGCAGATGTGGCCAGGGTGATCTTTGAGATCATTGACAACAAGGTGACCTTCGGCAGAGGCTATGATTTCAATAATGGTGACTCCGATATCACAGATCCTGAAACTTTCAAGTAGTAGAAAGTAGCAGAAGTTTAAGCTTAGTGTTACCATCAGTGCCAGTTGAACATTCACTTCTAGTTAAACCAAGCATTTGCTAAATCTACACTTGCTAGATCATCCTTTTTGTATACGATTAAGAATATATAATGCATAGCTTTATAAGCATAGAGTAATGTACATAATTTTGGTGTCTATCAAAGACGTTTCGTTAGAAGAGACCTTCGATCTCGCCATCATCATTGACTTCGACATTCATGAAACCAGCGTGGGTAGGCAAACCTGGGATAGTCATGATCTCAGCAGCAAGAGCATACAAGTATCCGGCACCGGCTGAACATCTGACTTCTCTGATAGGAACAGTGAAGCCGGTAGGAACACCCTTCAAGGCTGGGTCATGAGACAACGAGTATTGGGTCTTGGCAATACAAATAGGCATTTTATCGTAGCCTTGTTGAGTATAAGTAGCTATCTGTTGCTTGGCCAATGGAGACAACTCAATAGCAGAAGCTCCGTACATTTTGGAAGCAATGGTCaagatcttttcttccacagTCGAGTTAACGTCGTAGAGGTAAGTTTGTTTGGCACTCTTGTCCGAAAGTTTGACAGCTTCTACAACAGATTTGGCCAAGTCAAGCGCACCAGCACCACCTTCAGCCCAGTGATTAGAAGGAACGGCGAACTCGGCACCAGCCTTGACAGCTTGTTCTTGGATGACAGCAATTTCAGCATCAGTATCGGTTTCAAACTTATTGATGGCTACAACAACAGGAACATTGTACTGCTTAATGTTAGAAATCTGTTTTGCCAAGTTAGCACAACCCTTGACCAAGTAGTCGATGTTCTCGGTGACATACTCAGTAGGCAAAGGTTGCCCTGGTTTTACGTCTGGAGCTCCTCCATGCAATTTCAAGGCTCTTGATGTAGCAACTAACACTACGGTATCTGGCTTGAAGCCAGAGGCTCTACacttgatgttgaagaaacgCTCTCCACCCATTGTGAAGTCGAAACCAGCCTCAGTAACGACAAATCCTTTGTTACCGTTATTGATGGGGTTGGAGGGCGaagtcaacttcaatgCTAACTGGTCAGCAATCACGGAAGATGCACCAATGGAAATATTGGCAAAAGGACCAGCATGGACGAATACAGGAGTTCCTTCCAAAGTCTGCATCAAGTTAGGCTTAATTGCATCCTTAAGCAAGGCAGTGATAGCACCAGCACAGCCAATATCTTCAGCAGTGATAGCAATACCAGTCTCTTTTTGGGTTCCAACAACGACTTTACCGACTCTTTGTCTCAAGTCTTTCAATGAAGTCGACAATGCTAAAATGGCCATCAACTCAGAAGCTACAGTTATATCCATTCCAGACTTTCTGGGTGGGAACTTGCTAGCTTCGTTCTTGCCTTCACCGATAGTTATTTCACGAACGAATCTGTCGTTGCAGTCTACAACTCTCTTGATAGTAATAGAAGCTGGGTCTATGTTCAAATGGGCAAACTTCTCGATTTCAGAATCAGTCAATTCATCAGGGTTCGTCTTTGTGATTCCAAGGCTCTGTAAGCGCTTCAACATAGAAGGAGTGAACTTTCTTTCTCCCTTCTTGGCTGGCACCAATCTCTTGTAGAAACCCTTGATGGTCTTTGATGTGGCTTCGTGGAACATTCTGGTATCTACAGCAGCACAAAGCAAGTTCTGAGCAGCAGAGATAGCGTGGATATCACCAGTTAAGTGCATGTTGAACTCGTCCATAGGAATAACCTGAGAGTAACCACCACCAGCAGCACCACCTTTCACACCAAAGGTTGGACCCATGGATGGCTGTCTCACATTGGCAATCGAGTTGTATCCCAAATGAGCACCCAAGGCTTGAGTCAACCCCATGGTAGTAGTGGACTTACCCTCACCTAATGGAGTAGGAGTAATCCCAGCAACCAAGACGTAGTGGCCCTTTTCATTGGTGGAGCCTTCGACTTGTTCATCTAATCTTTCTACAACCGATCTGGGATCCACTTTGGCTTTGAAGTGGCCATAGGGTTCGAGttccttttcaagaataccCAATTCTTGAGCAATTTTGGTAATCTTCTTAGGCTTCTGGGCACGCGAAATGGCAATATCAGAAGGCACGGGAGTCTTCAACTGCAATGGCAAAGGTTGAAAGGCGTGTTCGTGTGCCTTCTTTGCCTGCAAAACTGCTGCATCAAATACGTTGGAACACAACATGGCTACAGTCATGGGGCCAACTCCACCGGGGACAGGGGTAATGAAGCCAGCCTTTTTAGCAACTGACTGGTAGTCGACATCTCCTACGAGCTTCTGGCCGTTCTTTGCTGTAGAATCTTCCTTATAATTGATACCAACGTCAATGACAATGGCATCAGATTTGATCCATTCGGCTTTGACATATTCAGGAATGCCGACAGCAGCCACAACAATATCTGCTCTAGACACTACTTCAGGCAAGTCCTTGGTGTAACGATGACAAGTGGTGACGGTACAGTCttcgttcttcaacaaggcaGCAACAGGTGTACCTACGATATCAGAACGCCCGATAACAACAGCATTCTTACCACGTAAAGTGACACCAGTAGTCTTTATGAGCTCTATAATTCCACTAGGTGTACAAGGGAGGAATAATGGAGAACCACCACGTTTGGAGAGCTCTCCCACGTTGTAACGATCGAAACCATCCACATCTTTTTCGGTAGCAACCGAGTTTGTTACTAACGTCTCGTCGATGTGCTTTGGCAATGGCAACTGGATCAACAAACCGTTTACCTTGGGGTTCTTGTTCAAACGgtcaatttcttccaacaagtcttcttgggaaatgtcttcatcaagtttgacAAGTGTTGACTGAATATTGGACAGCTGAGcagccttcaacttggaacGGACATAAGCAGACGAGTCTGGTCTGGAACCAACTTGGATAATGGTCAAGTTTGGACGGAACTTAAGTGCCGTGAAGTCGATGGTGTCGATATTGGCAAACTCGTCGTAGTGGGCCTGGTTGTAGTGGATAACCTTTTCAGCGATATTATTTCTGATGGTTTTAGCCAACTTCGTTCCTGAAAGTACGACAGCATCAAGATTGCGggaagaaagtgaaaaagtCCTTGCAGAGAGTCTTGACACTCTGACAGGTTTTATGAGTTGCTTGGAAATGTGTTTCGACAACATTTTCCAGATGTGTATAAGTCTATGAAGTTGCTATATGGTCAAGTTGCTAGAtgcaaaatctgaaaaatcgagTCTATAAGGGTCCAAAGGGAACGAATGTTAGCAATAGCGGATACGGCGCTGGAGTTGAAGCTAACGTAGTTCAGATTAGAAGTCTCAGCAAGAACGGAAATACAAAGTTGTTTTGGCGATTCCAAACATCCAAAAAAATTCCTTCTCTTGGAACTCCTCTTCTTATATAGGTTAGCCCCAAAAGAAATACTATGATTCACAGCACAGCGATAATAAAAAATTGGGCTATATGCAGTTCCATACCAAAGTCCATCGTCCACCcagtgaaaattttgaaaattttggtGATGAGTCATTTGGCTCGGAGGGCGGTTTCCCATTGGCTGGCTGGAGAGAATGGCCCCACCAGAGCATAGTCACCGGTGCCTATTTCTGGAAAAGATACACCATTCAGGAAGTCGATATCAGACTCTGTTCCCGAAATCTGAGTTTTTTTGACGTCTCAAACCGTCGATAACTATCGACTAGATAAGTGTGACTCGGACATGTGACTCCGGCACAAGTCCTTGGGCCAGAGTCAGTGGGGGGAGATGAGATCAGGCATATAATACTGGAATCTCTCTCCGTTATAATCACAGTCTGGGCAATACGAATGGAGTCAGAAAGGGCAGGCCATGCGAGAGTTGCAATTTTTAGTACATTGTAGCAGAGGTAGGAATTGTTAATATCGACCCAGCCACCGTTCCTTTTACTACTGTCGTTCCTGTTTCATTTGTGGATTCTGATACCCTCTTACTATTTTGTTGACTCGGAAGATAACGCATCGCGCGAAGTCATACGCACAAAGATCCACCTGCTTGTGACTCCGCGAATGTGTTGCAGAAGATAACAATCAGCTGCAAAATATCGGCTGTATGCATGGAACTTTGCAGCACGAAAATAGATTATACTTGGCCCTTCTTCCGAGACTTTTCTGTCTTGTTTACTTTGGTACAATCCCAACAACCGTCTATCCTAGTTGCGTCGTCTTGTCACCAAGACCGTTTGTAAAAGTATGTACAGGAAATCAAAGTCAAAAGTATCCACTTCCTCTAGCCCGCAACCAAGCTCAACTCATTTTGGTGAAGACTTATGTCGCAGATTAGAAgaggaattggaaaaatATGTCAATTGAACGTCGCCATACGTTCCAAATATATTCTgtatttcttgaaataCCCCATAATTTACTTAAACTTTGATTAAGCCTTCTAATTCAATTTGCTCTGACATAGGCTACTTACGTAAAGACCAATGATTATTCAATAAATATTTTATTCTCTTACACTAGGGCCAAACACCCATATGAGTATTAAGTATTAATATATCTGATATCTATAGCTGATATATcattcttctgtttctgcaGTGACATACGCAGACTCGGGATCGGAGTCTTCAACGGCTCCACCCGTATCTGCATCAACATTTTCAAACCCTTCTGCACTCGTAGGACTTACGTCTCTTTCACTTCTCAATTGTTTTAACATCGCCTGCGCACGAAGCATCACTTGGTCGGTTCTATTAGAAGCATTTGCACCATCATTTTGTCTTCTACGTTCTgtcattcttctctttaAGCTATTGACACTTTCATATTCAACTGAGGCACTTAAATGAGCAGCCAGTTCAACATCTCCACTAGCTGATTCCAGATCCAAGAGATCATCCATCGACATCGCtgaatagaaagaaagagcCTTGCTACGGCGgtttctatttcttcgtTCCCTGGCActacttgttgatgaaacCAGCGCACTggtcttcaacttctccaataaACTGTCAATGACTGCAGCTCCACTTTCTCCACTGGTAGAAGTATTGATACTTGTCTGGTCACCTTTATGTTTCTTTGGTTCAGATTCCTTGATTTCAGGATCGTccacttcatcttcttcatcatcaatgtcgtcatcatcatcgtcgtcgtcaCTTGAAAGCTCGGTATCAcccttgatttcttcctttttcttattcttcttcaatgattCCTCGATGTTCCTCTTTCTAGTTTCATACAACCGttggtcttcttctttctgaacATTCTCTACGTGGGCTCTCTTAAACTCATTAACGAAGGTTAcaaatttgttgaagaaccCACTTCTACTGAAGGAATCCTTTGGATTCTCTCCGAAGTATTCCATCAAAGAGTCAAACTCTTCCAATGTCCTGTGCAAGTGATTTTGTAAAAGCGtactcttcaattttgcCTTTTCCATCGGTTCTTTCACTTTAGATAAAACCTTATCTTGAGGATGAAGTTTGCTTTCGTCGCTTAGATTTCCTTTAGATAACGAACTTTGAGCGTTACCGATTTGCTTCTCAAATTCGATACAGTCCGCCTCgacttgttcaatggaTATGTTTTGTATGACAATTAAGCAACtcaattcatcaacaaaGGATCCATACTCCGGAAATGAATTTCTGACGATCTTTTCAATGTAATGCAAAAAGGTCATCGAGTTCTTGTCATCTTTCATAAACTTTAACCTTTGCAAAGTATCCAACTTGAAACCCATTGCCTGCTTCGAACTATCATTCATGAAATTACCAACTGATCTGATAATTCCAAGGACATGCTTCAAACTCTCTGAATTTCTAAGATGCCTATTTGCTTCGTCAAGAAGCAGCAACTTCCTGACAAGATCCTGATACTCCTTGTGATACGTTTGAGTCAACAAAAGAGCCCGTGACCTTGATTTCCAGTAGTGTCTCAAGTTGAAACATAACTCAAGAAAGATTCTATCAGGCCTCTCAAGTTCGTCTGGATCTTTTTTGGGTTTCATGACGGGATCTGAAAGGTTTAGTGAGTACGGCGTGAAGTTTCTGGTCATCGAGTCAGTGATTTCAATGAGAGCGTCgctgttgaagaactccaaTACACTAATGTTTTCAAGCACATCATCATCACATCGTAATACCTTGAGAATAAAACGATCTACAGAAATACTGGCAAACATATGAAGATTGATCCCAAATTGCTGTGCCAAGTCTCTACTTAAGAATGATACCTTCTTCGGCTTCAGTGGTTCATTACTATTGTTAACATTCTTTTTGAACTTCATAGTCGACTCTTTGGCAGCAAATACCTTCTCTACTTCTCCTAACACACCTTTTTCAAGCAACTTATCAGAAAGTTGGTTGTGCTCGATATCAGTCCAGAAAGTAGAACCTATATTCTCGATTTTGTCCCAATGCATCTGTTTCAATTTGGCCTTGGGTTTGATTAAAGGAATCTCGATTTCTGTTTGTATCCCTCTTGGCGAAGCAGGAGTAGCAGGAGTTGCAGACCCAGACAGAATTATGATAGTTACGTCACGTTCAGCGGGAGTACTTAATCCTGATTCAGCtaaaggaagaagagctcctggaggtggtggaggtggaggaggtggagcTCCAGAAGAGTTCATAAATCCTGGCAAAGGCggtggtggaggtggaggaCCTCCAGAAGAGTTCATGAATCCTGGTAAAGGCGGTGGcggaggaggaggtggtggtggtggcGGACCTCCGATATCTGTTTTAACTGTCCTCATAAACTCTGGCAAAGGAGGTGCTGGTGGAGGTGCTGCTATATTTACAGTCTCGGAATTATTGACCATAAAGCCAGGCAAtggtggtggaggaggGGGAGGTGGGCCACCTGTGGCCACAATATTCATGAAACCTGGTAACggtggaggaggtggtggaggaggtggtggaggAGTGATGGCTGATGGGTCTATCTCATCATTCAGAGCAAGTGTAGCtccagatgaagaattccCAAAAAACAATAAGGGAGGTGTTGGTGGTCTGAGAATCGGGGAATCGTGTTCATCTCGCAAGTCAGCATAAGTTCCCACGATTTGAGGTGTCTTTAGTATAGAAGCACTTGGTCCCAAATGATGACTATTACCTAATTGCCGATCATGAGAACTTGATTGGTGTCCATCGGAGTCAAACTGTTGTTCATATGCACCTACTTGATGTCCACTAGAAGCAATATGGCCACTATAACCTTGATTTCCACTAGATTTACTAATAGTATGAATCGAAGAGTTCAATGAGCCAACTGTATCACTTTTGTCTGAGCTAAAACGTGCAGACAATGCTGATTGCAATTCTTGCATCATGTCCTCACTTTGTCCATTGGGTTTGTCGTTTGATACTCTGAAGTGTGTTTTCTTTGTAGTGCCTGAGCCATAAAGTCTACGtttttcttcctctaatACGTTTATCTTTCTTTGCAAGATCCCTATTTGGCTCTCCTGGGAGGCAATCACATGTTGGAAAGTAGTTTTCTCCTTTCTTAGCATCTGTACAGTTTTATCCCATCCAAAACCAGATTCCTTCTCAAGTTCtgccttttcttcttccaacttcttgaccGCAAATGACAAGTCTTTGGACTCGGCAATCGCCGTCTTAGCTATTTCATCACTGGTTAACCTGTCCATAAGTCTCAGAATGGAAACACTTAATACGGAACTAGAATCGGACCCAATTGTAGAAGATTCAGCTACAACATGTTGCACTACCGCTCTTATAAGAACTAATAACTTCGAGACGTCGGAAGCAGATCTACCAGTTTCGTTGAGGAGAAGAATGTTGCTGATGATTCCGGCGAGAGAATATTCGTTGGAATTTTCGTCAAGATCTCCGCTGCTGGTGGTAGTTGCGTATTGAGTTTTGAGTTCATCGAGTAATTCTGTAAGGTTCATTTGGCTGTACTCGGTTCTCGGAGGAATTCTGCGGTCTTCTAACTCCATGAACTTGTTgtaatcttcttcagcaaatACTTCGtatttttctatttcttcgttgattcTTTCATCCTGAATCAAACGGATCTTGTCAAACACTTTTAGCAAACGTGAATCGTTGAATTCCCTTCGAAGAGAGATTCTTTTCGACAAATTATGTGTTCCCTCAATGAATGCAttgaccaacaacaacGTTGTCAAGCAATAATCCTTCAAATTGGTATCTCCAACTGATCTATCAGGAGCAAAATACTTGTCAAGAAAAGACTCTAACGAATTCAACCACGGCTGGAATCTAGCATAGTCACCTAGTAGATCTTGTAGATTAACCAAATTATCCAAGATCGCCGGGAGAAAGATGTTATCCTTATATATGGATAAGAAAATCAACACTTCTGTCACGAGGATTCTGGTAACCAATCTTGGAGAAACCAAGGAGTAGATCAACGCCTTGATAAGGTGAAGTTTGGTTTTAGTATAACTAGACGTCACAGATATATTGTCGATCAGAAcatcttcctcttcgtctcTTTCAGCATTCAATATATGTTTCATACACTTCACAATTATACATTCTTTGTCCAATTCATCGTCGTTTTTAATGCTCTTTTTGTTTATTCTGGACAAAATCACTGCTAAAGCAGTTTCACCCTGGGCATCATGAAACAGTTGGACCCATGTGCCACTGTATTTTGGCTTGTACTGGTTGTCCAGAAGTCTCTTTTCTAACTTTTTATACTCTCTAGTCGTGAGTTTATTAGACATAATTCTGGAAACAAACCATTCAGGTGATCCATCTTTAATTTTACGTTTCTTTCCACTTCCACTATTGAGAAAGAGTGAGCTGTCTTCTCCCGAATGACTCGAATCAAAggacttcttgttcttacTTGACTCGTCAGAACTTTTCTTAGACCCTACACTGATTTTGGAAATCACCCTCATAGCAGGGTGTTGTCGTGATTTCGTTTTCTCTAATTCGGTATTATCACTGAAGATACTTTCTGCCTCACGAGCAGACAAATTATCTGTGCTTGGAGCATCTTGCTTGTTAGACAATGGAATATTCGGAATTGATAGAGTCACTTGCCGTGTCAATGACCTGAGGTCAAACCCTGTGTTCGTCTCAGCTTCGCGAAGTAGCAATTCccattttctctttgttggCTGTTCTCGTAAGGATTTTACAGCCTTATCTGTAAATACTCGTGTCGAGAGCAATGTCTCAAAAAGCTGGTCGACTACATCAGCTCTCGGTATCTGGTGCATATGAGAGGCTACGGCTGTGAAAGATTGTATAGTATGGCTAGGCGTTGTCGACGTAGGTGTTTTTACTTGATGGAGCAGATGTGactttgatgaagaagcagaaatGTCGCCAGAGGTCGCAAAACGAGTCATCTTTGATCGCGTGGGAGAATACGAAGGCGAATGCAGACACAGATCTGGTAATGAAGTTGTAGAGACGTTCAAAGGTGTAACGCCGTTATTATCACTGCcattattattactattgttgatattattAGTATTGCTGGTAATGTTGGAGTCGTTATTAGTTATTAGGTTATCGTTGATTTGATGGTGGATAAGATATGGTTTGAAAGAAGGAGGTGGCATGAGATCTTCGGTGGAGAGACCATAGCCTACGAGGTTGAGTCCTATAGATGACAACTGTTGATCCTGACGAGGTTGTGGCTGCTGTGTGTAAGGCTGCGTTTGTTGAGAATGTTGCTGTTTGGGCTCACTGGTGCTGGGACGTCTTGATTTGGGATCCAACGAAGAGAAGCTATCTCTGCTTAGGCCATAATAGAGACCGCCAGCAGGCGCTATTTCGGCATATTTGTTCCTGGAATCACTAGACATTGAAGAGTGTCGTGGCGGTGATCTCGTGCTagagtttgaagaaatgcGAGACCCTACAGCAGTGGAACCGGAAGCGGTACGATCTGGAAGATGTTTCACTACTATAGGTTCTCTAGCAATAGACACTGCATCATAGCCTATAGCATGGAAGGATTCACCTCTCTTATGTCCGTCTGGTGTTTGACTAGGTATAGAATGAGTAATATGAGCATTTTGAGCATTATGAGCATTGTGGGTAGTATAGGGTTGACTACTTGTAGGTGTCTGGCTGGAATTGTTAGAATGTTGGCTGTCAGGATAATATGGCTGCTGTGATTGTTGTGACGTATGCAGATGTTGAGATTGCTCAGTCTGTACAGACAGTTGAGCCTGCTCATTGCCAATAGCCGCCGTGAAGTTGAGAATAGA
It encodes:
- the MIS1 gene encoding mitochondrial C1- tetrahydrofolate synthase precursor (go_function catalytic activity; formate-tetrahydrofolate ligase activity; ATP binding~go_process folic acid and derivative biosynthesis); the protein is MLSKHISKQLIKPVRVSRLSARTFSLSSRNLDAVVLSGTKLAKTIRNNIAEKVIHYNQAHYDEFANIDTIDFTALKFRPNLTIIQVGSRPDSSAYVRSKLKAAQSSNIQSTLVKLDEDISQEDLLEEIDRLNKNPKVNGLLIQLPLPKHIDETLVTNSVATEKDVDGFDRYNVGELSKRGGSPLFLPCTPSGIIELIKTTGVTLRGKNAVVIGRSDIVGTPVAALLKNEDCTVTTCHRYTKDLPEVVSRADIVVAAVGIPEYVKAEWIKSDAIVIDVGINYKEDSTAKNGQKLVGDVDYQSVAKKAGFITPVPGGVGPMTVAMLCSNVFDAAVLQAKKAHEHAFQPLPLQLKTPVPSDIAISRAQKPKKITKIAQELGILEKELEPYGHFKAKVDPRSVVERLDEQVEGSTNEKGHYVLVAGITPTPLGEGKSTTTMGLTQALGAHLGYNSIANVRQPSMGPTFGVKGGAAGGGYSQVIPMDEFNMHLTGDIHAISAAQNLLCAAVDTRMFHEATSKTIKGFYKRLVPAKKGERKFTPSMLKRLQSLGITKTNPDELTDSEIEKFAHLNIDPASITIKRVVDCNDRFVREITIGEGKNEASKFPPRKSGMDITVASELMAILALSTSLKDLRQRVGKVVVGTQKETGIAITAEDIGCAGAITALLKDAIKPNLMQTLEGTPVFVHAGPFANISIGASSVIADQLALKLTSPSNPINNGNKGFVVTEAGFDFTMGGERFFNIKCRASGFKPDTVVLVATSRALKLHGGAPDVKPGQPLPTEYVTENIDYLVKGCANLAKQISNIKQYNVPVVVAINKFETDTDAEIAVIQEQAVKAGAEFAVPSNHWAEGGAGALDLAKSVVEAVKLSDKSAKQTYLYDVNSTVEEKILTIASKMYGASAIELSPLAKQQIATYTQQGYDKMPICIAKTQYSLSHDPALKGVPTGFTVPIREVRCSAGAGYLYALAAEIMTIPGLPTHAGFMNVEVNDDGEIEGLF
- a CDS encoding predicted protein (go_function actin binding), which codes for MTTPYTPSETTRNEDSKKKMSFSMGLKKLTKSASILNFTAAIGNEQAQSSVQTEQSQHSHTQTPDGHKRGESFHAIGYDAVSIAREPIVVKHLPDRTASGSTAVGSPPRHSSIDSFSSLDPKSRRPSTSEPKQQHSQQTQPYTQQPQPRQDQQLSSIGLNLVGYGLSTEDLMPPPSFKPYLIHHQINDNLITNNDSNITSNTNNINNSNNNGSDNNGVTPLNVSTTSLPDSCSHSPSYSPTRSKMTRFATSGDISASSSNHTIQSFTAVASHMHQIPRADVVDQLFETLLSTRVFTDKAVKSLREQPTKRKWELLLREAETNTGFDLRSLTRQVTLSIPNIPLSNKQDAPSTDNLSAREAESIFSDNTELEKTKSRQHPAMRVISKISVGSKKSSDESSKNKKSFDSSHSGEDSSLFLNSGSGKKRKIKDGSPEWFVSRIMSNKLTTREYKKLEKRLSDNQYKPKYSGTWVQSFHDAQGETALAVILSRINKKSIKNDDELDKECIIVKCMKHILNAERDEEEDVSIDNISVTSSYTKTKLHLIKALIYSLVSPRLVTRILVTEVLIFLSIYKDNIFLPAILDNLVNLQDLLGDYARFQPWLNSLESFLDKYFAPDRSVGDTNLKDYCLTTLLLVNAFIEGTHNLSKRISLRREFNDSRLLKVFDKIRLIQDERINEEIEKYEVFAEEDYNKFMELEDRRIPPRTEYSQMNLTELLDELKTQYATTTSSGDLDENSNEYSLAGIISNILLLNETGRSASDVSKLLVLIRAVVQHVVAESSTIGSDSSSVLSVSISRLMDRLTSDEIAKTAIAESKDLSFAVKKLEEEKAELEKESGFGWDKTVQMLRKEKTTFQHVIASQESQIGILQRKINVLEEEKRRLYGSGTTKKTHFRVSNDKPNGQSEDMMQELQSALSARFSSDKSDTVGSLNSSIHTISAYEQQFDSDGHQSSSHDRQLGNSHHLGPSASILKTPQIVGTYADLRDEHDSPILRPPTPPLLFFGNSSSGATLASNDEIDPSAITPPPPPPPPPPPLPGFMNIVATGGPPPPPPPPLPGFMVNNSETVNIAAPPPAPPLPEFMRTVKTDIGGPPPPPPPPPPPPLPGFMNSSGALLPLAESGLSTPAERDVTIIISSGSATPATPASPRGIQTEIEIPLIKPKAKLKQMHWDKIENIGSTFWTDIEHNQLSDKLLEKGVLGEVEKVFAAKESTMKFKKNVNNSNEPSKPKKVSFLSRDLAQQFGINLHMFASISVDRFILKVLRCDDDVLENISVLEFFNSDALIEITDSMTRNFTPYSLNLSDPVMKPKKDPDELERPDRIFLELCFNLRHYWKSRSRALLLTQTYHKEYQDLVRKLSLLDEANRHLRNSESLKHVLGIIRSVGNFMNDSSKQAMGFKLDTLQRLKFMKDDKNSMTFLHYIEKIVRNSFPEYGSFVDELSCLIVIQNISIEQVEADCIEFEKQIGNAQSSLSKGNLSDESKLHPQDKVLSKVKEPMEKAKLKSTLLQNHLHRTLEEFDSLMEYFGENPKDSFSRSGFFNKFVTFVNEFKRAHVENVQKEEDQRLYETRKRNIEESLKKNKKKEEIKGDTELSSDDDDDDDDIDDEEDEVDDPEIKESEPKKHKGDQTSINTSTSGESGAAVIDSLLEKLKTSASVSSTSSARERRNRNRRSKALSFYSAMSMDDLLDSESASGDVESAAHLSASVEYESVNSLKRRMTERRRQNDGANASNRTDQVMLRAQAMLKQLRSERDVSPTSAEGFENVDADTGGAVEDSDPESAYVTAETEE